In the genome of Streptomyces globosus, one region contains:
- a CDS encoding alpha/beta fold hydrolase: protein MSVPPPPGACAGVRFSAAYDALLARWPAGTDELDVPTPFGTTRVHAHGPAGAPPVLLLPGGGATGLVWFRTAAALGARHRVLAADILGDAGRSVPQGRPLRTPDDLTAWLDALLDGLGADRAHLVGHSYGAWIALSHALRRPGRVDRLVLLDPTQCFAGFRPGFLLRSLPVLLRPTAARALAYVDRETAGTATDPEYKRLFAYAAEAFAGQRPVTGRRPDPSALRAPLLVLLAERSAAHRAGAVAARARAAVPHARVETLPGLTHFALPTELPPGALSGIGAFLDGRA from the coding sequence CTGTCCGTTCCGCCACCGCCCGGCGCCTGCGCCGGGGTGCGGTTCTCCGCCGCGTACGACGCGCTGCTGGCCCGCTGGCCGGCGGGGACCGACGAGCTGGACGTCCCCACGCCCTTCGGCACCACCCGCGTGCACGCCCACGGCCCCGCCGGCGCCCCGCCCGTGCTGCTGCTGCCCGGGGGCGGCGCCACCGGCCTCGTGTGGTTCCGCACAGCCGCCGCGCTCGGTGCACGCCACCGCGTCCTGGCCGCGGACATCCTGGGCGACGCCGGGCGGAGCGTCCCGCAGGGGCGGCCCCTGCGCACTCCTGACGACCTGACGGCCTGGCTGGACGCGCTCCTCGACGGGCTCGGCGCCGACCGCGCCCACCTCGTGGGGCACTCGTACGGGGCCTGGATCGCCCTGAGCCACGCCCTGCGGCGCCCCGGCCGGGTGGACCGGCTGGTGCTGCTCGACCCGACGCAGTGCTTCGCCGGCTTCCGCCCGGGCTTCCTGTTGCGGTCGCTGCCCGTGCTGCTGCGGCCGACCGCTGCCCGGGCGCTCGCGTACGTGGACCGGGAGACGGCCGGCACGGCCACCGACCCCGAGTACAAGCGGCTGTTCGCGTATGCGGCGGAGGCCTTCGCCGGGCAGCGGCCGGTGACGGGCCGCCGCCCGGACCCCTCCGCCCTGCGCGCGCCGCTGCTGGTGCTGCTGGCGGAGCGCAGTGCAGCCCACCGGGCCGGGGCCGTCGCGGCCCGCGCTCGCGCGGCCGTCCCGCACGCCCGGGTCGAGACGCTGCCCGGGCTGACGCACTTCGCGCT
- a CDS encoding MarR family transcriptional regulator, translating to MRLVHLLRAVTVEFDLRGAEFASRHGLHPTDLRALIFLLDADRAGTRATPGRLGAALRLNSAGVTSLVDRLERQGLVRRSRDVRDRRRVLLSVEPRAVDLGWSFFGPLIGRLVDAAADFTPGELDVVHRYLSAALGAASEPEPTARTPRGPNPPGRTDTAAG from the coding sequence ATGCGGCTGGTCCACCTGCTGCGCGCCGTCACCGTGGAGTTCGACCTGCGCGGTGCCGAGTTCGCCTCGCGCCACGGCCTGCACCCGACCGACCTGCGCGCGCTGATCTTCCTGCTGGACGCCGACCGCGCCGGCACCCGCGCGACCCCGGGCCGGCTCGGCGCGGCCCTGCGGCTGAACTCGGCCGGGGTGACGTCACTCGTCGACCGCCTGGAGCGGCAGGGGCTGGTCCGCCGCAGCCGCGACGTCCGGGACCGCAGGCGCGTACTGCTGTCGGTGGAACCCAGGGCGGTGGACCTGGGATGGTCCTTCTTCGGCCCGCTCATCGGCCGCCTGGTCGACGCCGCCGCCGACTTCACCCCCGGCGAACTCGACGTCGTCCACCGCTACCTGAGCGCGGCGCTCGGGGCAGCATCGGAGCCGGAGCCGACAGCGCGGACACCTCGGGGCCCCAACCCGCCAGGCCGCACGGACACGGCCGCCGGGTAG
- the def gene encoding peptide deformylase — protein MPDPTDPTDPTDASDWTDPSDPSDPIDRIVPTGSNAPAPAAPAAVRDAAAERPLPPEALRGAFRPITEVGADVLHRRCADVTGFGSPELSRLVDDMFFTMHAARGVGLAANQIGVDLRVFVYDCPDDDGIRHIGHVCNPVLDPLPDTAAGAAPAGSAVVRAEGCLSVPGARHELARAARAVVRGSDKDGNPVVVEGTGFFACCLQHETDHLDGTLYTDRLTPDQRARCLADMAENAEAVRAARLTRARLRSR, from the coding sequence ATGCCGGACCCGACCGACCCGACCGACCCGACTGATGCGAGCGATTGGACTGACCCGAGCGACCCGAGCGACCCGATCGACCGGATCGTGCCGACCGGATCGAACGCCCCGGCACCCGCGGCGCCCGCCGCCGTCCGGGACGCGGCCGCTGAGCGGCCGCTGCCGCCGGAGGCGCTGCGGGGCGCGTTCCGGCCGATCACCGAGGTGGGCGCCGACGTCCTGCACCGGCGCTGCGCCGACGTCACCGGGTTCGGCTCGCCGGAGCTGTCCCGGCTCGTCGACGACATGTTCTTCACCATGCACGCCGCCCGCGGCGTCGGTCTCGCCGCCAACCAGATCGGCGTGGACCTGCGCGTGTTCGTGTACGACTGCCCTGACGACGACGGCATCCGCCACATCGGCCACGTGTGCAACCCGGTCCTCGACCCCCTCCCGGACACGGCCGCCGGTGCGGCTCCCGCAGGCTCGGCAGTCGTCCGGGCGGAAGGCTGCCTGTCGGTGCCGGGCGCCCGCCACGAATTGGCCCGCGCCGCCCGCGCCGTCGTCCGGGGCAGCGACAAGGACGGGAACCCGGTCGTTGTGGAGGGCACCGGATTCTTCGCCTGCTGCCTCCAGCACGAGACCGACCACCTCGACGGGACGCTCTACACCGACCGCCTGACTCCCGACCAGCGCGCCCGCTGTCTGGCGGACATGGCCGAAAACGCCGAGGCCGTCCGCGCCGCCCGCCTGACCCGCGCCCGACTCCGGAGCCGCTGA
- a CDS encoding FUSC family protein, which translates to MGPAGVPRKRIAARYAAAARRSGRVTLAAGAAFYLFLYGFGETTAATYALFAAVSMAGLSRIPGTGRQRAAVLARLVPVCWLLVAVGTYLAVRTWTAVAGMLVIGFALAFVAAGGPRAAGAAPGLQLLYILPSFPPYDPGSLDERLIGTTAGLLLLILAEAYLFPDPPTVPYRELAARAADTAQACVRELAAPPWRLSAQCAADAAAAISSLRPMNVAEADRPAGPGVHERALSQTGLSARTLLARLVRLPAPPGGAGPAEPGRKILEAVRRTAAESAECLRGATPATGAREGLARARAGLVASHPEPAAAGAGAGARAGAPAIPGPPEPVAVLRWYAGLIEAADAALAMSTAAAISVRGRAAAPDPPPMRFWYARMRAPRLWWMRLEGHAGRRSVFFQNAVRISLALAAARMVAGLDTLPHGFWATLAALTLTRTTVRETGTTVRLALTGTLAGALLAAVLLAAVGTDTTVYAIALAPVMLLTFTLGPVKGVGWAQAMFTVTIALVFAQLAPATWQLAELRLLDVLIGSVIGAVFGLLAWPRGAHEELQRSAAVLMRGAAEIVVATTAAVAGGGVREVQPAVPGHRSLRHSLILAESAFAQYQSEPEGSYGRRGHAGQPGGAGRSGPAPEPDWQATVMAGHHTLWGADRLMEPPQPGPAPVTVPPLGPDAAEAVTRLGDRVAGRMLLVSAALDPGGDTPAAPVALRDPAFDGFAARPEGAPRLYYMTVFWLDSLITDLEHIAGTARN; encoded by the coding sequence ATGGGCCCCGCCGGTGTCCCCCGCAAGCGGATCGCCGCACGCTACGCCGCGGCAGCCCGTCGCTCCGGCCGGGTCACCCTCGCCGCCGGGGCCGCCTTCTACCTGTTCCTGTACGGCTTCGGGGAGACGACCGCGGCGACGTACGCCCTGTTCGCGGCGGTGTCGATGGCCGGGCTGTCCCGGATCCCGGGCACGGGGCGGCAGCGCGCCGCGGTGCTGGCGCGGCTGGTTCCGGTGTGCTGGCTGCTCGTGGCCGTCGGCACATACCTCGCGGTGCGTACGTGGACCGCCGTGGCCGGCATGCTCGTCATCGGCTTCGCGCTGGCGTTCGTCGCGGCCGGCGGTCCACGCGCCGCGGGCGCGGCGCCCGGCCTCCAGCTGCTCTACATCCTGCCGTCGTTCCCGCCCTACGATCCGGGCTCGCTCGACGAGCGGCTCATCGGCACCACCGCCGGCCTGCTGCTCCTGATCCTCGCCGAGGCGTACCTCTTCCCCGATCCGCCGACCGTCCCCTACCGCGAACTCGCCGCCCGAGCCGCCGACACGGCGCAGGCATGCGTCCGCGAGCTGGCCGCCCCGCCCTGGCGGCTGTCGGCGCAGTGCGCGGCGGACGCGGCGGCGGCCATCAGCTCGCTGCGGCCCATGAACGTCGCCGAGGCGGACCGGCCCGCCGGGCCGGGCGTCCACGAGCGCGCCCTGTCACAGACCGGCCTCTCCGCGCGGACCCTGCTGGCCAGGCTCGTCCGGCTGCCCGCCCCGCCGGGCGGGGCAGGGCCGGCGGAGCCCGGCCGGAAGATCCTGGAGGCCGTCCGGCGGACCGCGGCGGAGAGCGCGGAGTGCCTGCGGGGCGCCACGCCCGCGACCGGCGCCCGGGAGGGGCTGGCGCGAGCCCGCGCCGGGCTGGTGGCCTCGCACCCCGAACCGGCCGCGGCCGGGGCCGGGGCCGGAGCCAGGGCCGGAGCCCCGGCGATTCCGGGCCCGCCGGAGCCGGTCGCGGTGCTGCGCTGGTACGCGGGCCTCATCGAGGCAGCCGACGCCGCACTCGCCATGTCCACCGCCGCCGCCATCTCCGTACGGGGCCGGGCCGCCGCCCCCGACCCGCCGCCGATGCGCTTCTGGTACGCCCGTATGCGGGCCCCGCGGCTGTGGTGGATGCGGCTGGAGGGGCATGCGGGGCGCCGCTCGGTGTTCTTCCAGAACGCGGTCCGGATCAGCCTCGCCCTGGCCGCCGCCCGCATGGTCGCCGGGCTGGACACCCTCCCGCACGGCTTCTGGGCCACCCTCGCGGCCCTGACGCTGACCCGGACGACGGTCCGCGAAACCGGCACGACGGTCCGGCTCGCCCTGACCGGCACGCTCGCCGGGGCCCTCCTCGCGGCTGTGCTCCTGGCCGCGGTCGGGACCGACACCACCGTGTACGCGATCGCCCTGGCGCCCGTCATGCTGCTGACCTTCACGCTCGGGCCGGTGAAGGGCGTCGGATGGGCGCAGGCGATGTTCACGGTGACCATCGCCCTGGTGTTCGCGCAGCTCGCCCCGGCGACCTGGCAGCTCGCGGAGCTGCGGCTGCTGGACGTGCTGATCGGCAGTGTCATCGGTGCGGTGTTCGGGCTGCTCGCGTGGCCGCGCGGCGCACACGAGGAACTCCAGCGCTCGGCGGCGGTGCTGATGCGCGGGGCGGCGGAGATCGTCGTCGCGACGACCGCCGCGGTCGCCGGGGGCGGCGTACGGGAGGTGCAGCCGGCGGTGCCGGGGCACCGCTCGCTGCGGCACTCGCTGATCCTCGCCGAATCGGCGTTCGCCCAGTACCAGAGCGAGCCGGAGGGCTCGTACGGGCGCCGCGGGCACGCCGGGCAGCCGGGCGGGGCGGGCCGCTCCGGCCCCGCACCGGAGCCGGACTGGCAGGCCACCGTGATGGCCGGGCACCACACGCTGTGGGGGGCGGACCGGCTGATGGAGCCGCCGCAGCCGGGCCCGGCGCCGGTCACCGTGCCCCCCCTCGGCCCGGATGCGGCCGAGGCCGTGACCCGGCTCGGCGACCGGGTCGCAGGCCGCATGCTGCTGGTGTCGGCTGCGCTCGACCCGGGCGGCGACACCCCGGCCGCCCCGGTGGCCCTGCGGGATCCGGCGTTCGACGGCTTCGCCGCCCGGCCCGAAGGCGCGCCGCGCCTCTACTACATGACGGTGTTCTGGCTGGACTCCCTGATCACCGACCTCGAACACATCGCGGGAACCGCCCGGAACTGA
- the fusA gene encoding elongation factor G, producing MRTSRRSLATTATTRPSLAAVRNIGILAHVDAGKTTVTERILFATGAVHKRGEVHQGTTVTDYDAQERDRGITIFAAAVSCAWAGHRINLIDTPGHVDFADEVERSLRVLDGAVAVFDAVAGVEPQSESVWRQADRHGVPRIAFVNKMDRAGADLDAAARSLRDRLGAVPLAVQLPIGREDGFAGVVDLVRMRALLWPPGSDTCRTLTEAEWDTEGGPGLRAEALHRRRLLEEAVAELDPEALEEFCATGTLTDGAVARALRTATLDGTGTVVLCGSAYRNRGVEPLLDAVAAYLPSPDDMPPVRGTAADGAEQERHPDAGGPVAALAFKVSVTATGRLTFVRIYSGTLRKGDTVLDTSTGRTERVARILRVQADRHTELDEARAGDIVAVVGPKAARAGTTLCAPQAPLLLEPPAVADPVVSVAVEARRSTDTGRLAAALARLAEEDPSLRVRSDAETGQTLLSGMGELHLEVAVEKIRRDHGLDPAVGRPQVSYRETVLRGVAGLVHRHVKQDGGAGQFALLVIDVEPLDGAAAGPETAFEFRSTAVGGRVPQEYVRAVEAGCRDALADGPLGGHPVTGLRVTLTDGATHSKDSSEMAFRTAGRAALRAALRQCAMGLLEPVAEVVATVPDDAVGTVLGDLASRRGRVSGSESRSGTTAVTAVVPLAELFGYASRLRGRTQGRGTFTTRPAGLAPVPETVAAQVLAV from the coding sequence ATGCGCACCAGCCGGCGTTCCCTCGCCACCACCGCCACCACCCGTCCCTCCCTCGCCGCCGTCCGCAACATCGGCATCCTCGCCCACGTCGACGCGGGCAAGACCACCGTCACCGAGCGGATCCTGTTCGCCACCGGCGCCGTCCACAAGCGCGGCGAGGTCCACCAGGGCACCACCGTCACCGACTACGACGCGCAGGAGCGCGACCGCGGCATCACCATCTTCGCCGCGGCCGTCAGCTGCGCCTGGGCGGGCCACCGCATCAACCTCATCGACACACCCGGCCACGTCGACTTCGCCGACGAGGTCGAGCGCTCCCTGCGCGTCCTCGACGGGGCGGTTGCCGTCTTCGACGCCGTCGCCGGCGTCGAGCCGCAGAGCGAGTCGGTGTGGCGGCAGGCGGACCGGCACGGAGTCCCGCGGATCGCGTTCGTCAACAAGATGGACCGGGCGGGCGCCGACCTTGACGCGGCCGCCCGGTCGCTGCGCGACCGGCTCGGCGCCGTCCCGCTCGCGGTGCAGCTGCCGATCGGGCGGGAGGACGGCTTCGCCGGCGTCGTCGACCTGGTCCGCATGCGCGCCCTGCTCTGGCCCCCCGGCTCCGACACCTGCCGGACGCTCACGGAAGCCGAGTGGGACACCGAGGGCGGGCCCGGCCTTCGCGCCGAGGCACTCCACCGCCGGCGCCTGCTGGAGGAGGCCGTTGCGGAACTCGATCCGGAAGCCCTGGAGGAGTTCTGCGCCACCGGCACCCTGACCGACGGGGCCGTCGCCCGCGCCCTGCGGACGGCGACCCTCGACGGCACCGGCACGGTCGTCCTGTGCGGGTCCGCCTACCGCAACCGCGGGGTGGAGCCGCTCCTCGACGCCGTCGCCGCCTACCTGCCGTCGCCCGACGACATGCCGCCCGTGCGGGGCACCGCCGCGGACGGCGCCGAGCAGGAGCGCCACCCCGACGCCGGCGGGCCGGTCGCCGCGCTCGCCTTCAAGGTCTCGGTGACCGCCACCGGCCGCCTGACCTTCGTACGCATCTATTCCGGAACCCTGCGGAAGGGGGACACCGTGCTGGACACCAGCACCGGCCGCACCGAACGCGTCGCGCGCATCCTGCGCGTCCAGGCCGACCGGCACACGGAGCTGGACGAGGCGCGCGCCGGCGACATCGTCGCCGTCGTCGGGCCGAAGGCCGCCCGCGCCGGCACGACCCTGTGCGCGCCGCAGGCACCCCTGCTCCTCGAACCGCCCGCCGTCGCCGACCCGGTGGTGTCCGTCGCGGTCGAGGCGCGCCGCAGCACCGACACCGGCCGGCTGGCAGCCGCGCTGGCCCGGCTGGCGGAGGAGGATCCGTCGCTGCGCGTGCGCAGCGACGCCGAGACCGGACAGACCCTGCTGTCCGGGATGGGCGAACTCCACCTGGAGGTCGCGGTGGAGAAGATCCGCCGCGACCACGGGCTCGATCCCGCCGTGGGCCGGCCGCAGGTGTCGTACCGAGAGACCGTGCTGCGCGGCGTCGCGGGCCTCGTCCACCGGCACGTCAAACAGGACGGCGGCGCCGGCCAGTTCGCGCTCCTCGTCATCGACGTCGAGCCGCTCGACGGTGCGGCCGCCGGGCCCGAGACGGCCTTCGAGTTCCGCTCGACGGCCGTCGGCGGGCGGGTGCCGCAGGAGTACGTGCGCGCCGTCGAGGCCGGCTGCCGGGACGCGCTCGCCGACGGGCCGCTGGGCGGCCACCCGGTGACGGGCCTGCGGGTCACCCTCACCGACGGGGCGACGCACTCCAAGGACTCCTCGGAGATGGCGTTCCGCACCGCCGGGCGGGCCGCGCTGCGGGCGGCGCTGCGGCAGTGCGCGATGGGGCTGCTGGAGCCGGTGGCCGAGGTCGTGGCCACCGTCCCCGACGACGCCGTCGGCACCGTCCTCGGCGACCTCGCGTCGCGTCGGGGCCGGGTGTCCGGCTCCGAGAGCCGCTCCGGGACCACGGCGGTCACGGCCGTGGTGCCGCTGGCGGAGCTGTTCGGGTACGCGTCCCGGCTGCGCGGGCGCACCCAGGGCCGCGGTACCTTCACGACCCGGCCGGCGGGGCTCGCGCCGGTGCCGGAGACGGTCGCGGCGCAGGTCCTCGCCGTCTGA
- a CDS encoding PIG-L family deacetylase, whose product MPLLRSARPAVLLAVLSAGTGGVVALAYGHGTVQPSGESVTGGSVLHVVAHPDDDLFFMNPDLSRSIRAGSKVTTVYLTSGESDGRNEAHGRHVKDPVRPADRASYAEARQNGIRGAYAQMATGDRTSPWERTSVPTAGGGSAEVDVLVAEPRINLVWLQLREARSIDGENPDSLRGLWNGKTAALGAQLTSGTPVKQPFSYTKDQVVRTVAAVLEQYKPTTIRLQDPTPGLWGESGRLVDHQDHMYGARFIQAATERYAKSTDRPHFSVQNYSGYLNTSLPSTLDPHTAEEKLRYLKTYAWLDHQEWCGSPAGCGDRKTAARPAGYGWSQSIRYSRGDSTSWVAEGASGRLWAFAVLDGRMAYWSRGGPRADWQGPELLPGTGMDTGATAVRLPDGRIAVFGTRTTLGAGPQDYTRGIVYAVQSSPDGAFGPWRTLGTPEASDAEGASAISGPSVAVDRTGRMTVYVRDAKLTLRARAQTAPNGPFGPWQALGGADLQGEPATAIDAEGRRHVYAATSRTVLAWVQQTPDSPLEGPLPTGLPPTTVPLSVSPEGEGVRLFFRRPGSGAVRTALATAGRPAPRVSPLTEVGGGAGYGAVGVAGPLLAGRGGSAGTISTVGMGGTGARDGSGGAPVWSESRMLYTGAPAGLVEASGAASIAVLGLDADLHVTTAPPAASQPGAPRPRSLWLPAVRR is encoded by the coding sequence ATGCCCCTCCTCCGCAGCGCCCGTCCCGCTGTCCTGCTCGCGGTCCTCTCAGCCGGCACCGGCGGGGTGGTGGCCCTGGCCTACGGACACGGGACCGTGCAGCCTTCCGGCGAGAGCGTGACCGGCGGCTCCGTGCTCCACGTCGTCGCACACCCCGACGACGACCTCTTCTTCATGAACCCGGACCTGAGCCGCTCCATACGGGCCGGTTCCAAGGTGACGACCGTCTACCTCACCTCCGGCGAGTCCGACGGGCGGAACGAGGCCCACGGCCGGCACGTGAAGGATCCCGTGCGGCCCGCTGATCGCGCCTCGTACGCGGAGGCCCGGCAGAACGGCATCCGCGGCGCCTATGCGCAGATGGCGACGGGTGACCGCACGAGTCCGTGGGAGCGGACATCCGTGCCCACGGCCGGCGGCGGGTCAGCGGAGGTGGACGTCCTCGTCGCCGAGCCGCGGATCAACCTGGTATGGCTGCAGCTGCGCGAGGCCCGCAGTATCGACGGCGAGAACCCGGACAGCCTGCGGGGTCTGTGGAACGGGAAGACAGCCGCCCTGGGGGCCCAACTGACCTCGGGCACGCCGGTCAAGCAGCCGTTCTCCTATACCAAGGACCAGGTCGTGCGCACCGTCGCGGCGGTACTCGAGCAGTACAAGCCGACCACGATACGGCTGCAGGACCCGACACCGGGCCTGTGGGGGGAGAGCGGCAGGCTGGTCGACCACCAGGACCACATGTACGGCGCCCGCTTCATACAGGCAGCCACCGAGCGCTACGCGAAGTCGACGGACCGGCCGCACTTCTCGGTCCAGAACTACAGCGGCTACCTCAACACCTCCCTCCCCTCGACGCTCGACCCGCACACAGCCGAGGAGAAGCTCCGCTACCTCAAGACCTACGCCTGGCTCGACCACCAGGAGTGGTGCGGCAGCCCCGCGGGCTGCGGCGACCGCAAGACAGCCGCCCGACCCGCCGGTTACGGCTGGAGCCAGAGCATCCGCTACAGCCGCGGTGACAGCACTTCATGGGTGGCCGAAGGCGCCTCGGGCCGGCTGTGGGCCTTCGCCGTCCTCGACGGGCGGATGGCGTACTGGTCCCGCGGCGGCCCGCGGGCGGACTGGCAGGGGCCCGAGCTGCTCCCCGGCACCGGCATGGACACCGGCGCGACGGCGGTACGGCTGCCCGACGGCAGGATCGCGGTCTTCGGCACGCGCACCACGTTGGGCGCGGGGCCGCAGGACTACACCCGTGGCATCGTGTACGCCGTCCAGTCCTCGCCCGACGGCGCGTTCGGCCCGTGGCGGACGCTCGGCACTCCGGAGGCATCGGACGCGGAGGGCGCCTCGGCGATCAGCGGGCCTTCCGTCGCGGTGGACCGGACCGGCCGCATGACGGTATACGTGCGCGACGCGAAGCTCACGCTGCGCGCCCGGGCGCAGACCGCCCCGAACGGCCCGTTCGGACCATGGCAGGCGTTGGGGGGCGCCGATCTTCAGGGCGAGCCCGCGACTGCGATCGATGCGGAGGGCAGGCGCCACGTCTACGCGGCCACGAGCCGAACCGTGCTGGCCTGGGTCCAGCAGACCCCGGACTCCCCGCTGGAGGGCCCCCTGCCCACCGGGCTGCCACCGACCACGGTGCCGTTGTCGGTCTCCCCTGAGGGCGAGGGCGTCCGGCTGTTCTTCCGCCGCCCCGGCTCGGGTGCGGTCCGTACCGCTCTTGCCACAGCGGGCAGGCCGGCACCGCGTGTCTCCCCGCTCACCGAGGTCGGCGGCGGGGCGGGCTACGGCGCGGTGGGCGTCGCGGGCCCCCTGCTTGCGGGCCGCGGGGGGAGTGCGGGCACGATCAGTACGGTCGGAATGGGCGGAACAGGCGCAAGGGACGGCTCGGGCGGTGCCCCGGTCTGGAGCGAGTCCCGGATGCTGTACACGGGCGCCCCGGCGGGCTTGGTGGAGGCGTCTGGTGCAGCCTCGATCGCGGTCCTCGGCCTGGACGCCGACCTGCACGTCACCACGGCGCCGCCGGCCGCCTCGCAGCCTGGCGCCCCCCGCCCCCGCTCCCTGTGGCTTCCCGCGGTGCGCCGCTGA